Proteins encoded in a region of the Methanobrevibacter millerae genome:
- a CDS encoding thiamine pyrophosphate-binding protein, with product MQVAERLVEILEENGITHIFGIPGEQIMPMYRALSKSKINHILTKHEQAAAHAADAFTRTSDAVGVCMATAGPGALNLVMGVAAAYKDNIPMLVLTGDNDLNIRDTDAFQSFNLRDIFSNITHENYSPLNGTEAVYALKAALYGLKNNPKGPIHINLSRDVLLSEEFQDFDLCYLCESDMSSLDAAQELILKAKKPLFVLGAGAISQAENIKMLAEMYQIPVATTYNGRGIIPEDNPINLGLVGIRATPRAKYAIDESDCVIALGSIASERTFPVLDEDKFIHVNINKDVLKGKYQIQGNVEEVIMTLEFNKVDWIDELLKIDNSMIIEGIEDDLKPQAAIKIILKTFEDNIIVADAGSHTTWTTLLYNAKKPNHFLFPAATAPMGYGLPAGIGAAIATDEKIIVINGDGDFQMNLQELATLKENSLDVIVFILNNSEYGIIRQWQEDFYDMDAYQIDLENPDFTKLTASYGIDAVQINTLSDLEYFLKKDLKGPLIVEVMVDRENIPLPN from the coding sequence ATGCAGGTAGCTGAAAGGCTGGTTGAAATTCTAGAAGAAAATGGCATTACCCATATCTTTGGAATTCCTGGCGAACAGATAATGCCTATGTATAGGGCACTGTCCAAATCAAAGATTAATCATATTTTAACAAAACATGAACAGGCCGCCGCACATGCTGCAGATGCATTTACAAGAACTTCTGATGCTGTTGGGGTTTGCATGGCAACTGCAGGTCCTGGAGCGCTGAATTTGGTGATGGGTGTAGCCGCAGCATATAAGGACAATATTCCAATGCTTGTTTTAACTGGAGACAATGACCTGAATATTCGCGATACTGATGCATTCCAGTCTTTCAATCTAAGGGATATCTTTTCAAACATCACTCATGAGAATTACTCCCCATTAAACGGTACTGAAGCGGTATATGCACTTAAGGCAGCATTATATGGTCTTAAGAATAATCCGAAAGGACCTATTCACATTAACTTGTCAAGGGATGTTTTATTGAGTGAAGAGTTTCAGGATTTTGATTTATGTTACCTTTGTGAAAGCGATATGTCTTCTCTGGATGCTGCTCAGGAACTTATCTTAAAAGCCAAAAAACCTTTATTTGTTTTGGGAGCAGGAGCCATCTCTCAGGCGGAAAATATTAAAATGCTTGCAGAAATGTATCAGATACCTGTTGCAACTACATATAATGGACGAGGAATCATTCCTGAAGATAATCCGATTAATTTAGGTTTGGTTGGCATACGGGCTACTCCAAGAGCAAAATATGCAATTGATGAATCCGATTGTGTTATTGCATTAGGTTCAATTGCAAGTGAGAGAACATTTCCCGTTTTGGATGAGGATAAATTCATTCATGTTAATATCAACAAGGATGTCCTGAAAGGTAAATATCAAATTCAGGGCAATGTTGAAGAAGTAATAATGACATTGGAATTCAATAAGGTCGATTGGATTGATGAATTATTGAAAATTGATAATTCAATGATAATTGAAGGAATTGAGGATGATTTAAAACCTCAAGCAGCTATTAAAATTATTTTGAAGACTTTTGAGGATAATATTATCGTTGCTGATGCTGGATCCCACACTACCTGGACAACATTGCTGTACAATGCCAAAAAGCCTAACCACTTTTTATTCCCTGCAGCAACCGCACCAATGGGTTATGGACTTCCTGCAGGAATTGGGGCGGCTATTGCAACAGATGAAAAAATCATTGTCATTAATGGTGATGGCGACTTTCAAATGAACTTGCAGGAGCTTGCAACTTTAAAGGAGAACTCTTTGGATGTTATAGTATTCATTTTAAACAATTCTGAATATGGAATCATAAGACAGTGGCAGGAAGATTTCTATGATATGGATGCCTATCAGATTGACTTGGAAAATCCTGACTTTACAAAACTGACGGCATCTTATGGAATTGATGCTGTTCAAATCAACACACTATCTGACCTTGAATACTTTTTAAAAAAAGATTTGAAAGGCCCATTGATTGTTGAAGTCATGGTTGACAGAGAAAATATTCCTCTTCCTAACTAA
- a CDS encoding DUF2953 domain-containing protein: protein MTVKWLKINDEYDGCVKILILKKLTVYTYNLKSDDNKDDKSGEKDKKRDFKKLYELAKPCFNDLKTFLKDAMNAININRLENHLVIGFSNFAKTGEYIGYVWAISSILTGILPNSRLSAEPSFNGEVLNFKGQMNIDIYLLKLIIPTIKLILKKEIRELIKGVLNG from the coding sequence TTGACAGTTAAATGGCTGAAAATAAATGATGAATATGATGGATGTGTAAAAATTCTTATTTTAAAAAAATTAACTGTCTATACATATAATCTAAAGTCAGATGATAATAAAGATGATAAATCTGGCGAAAAAGATAAAAAAAGAGATTTTAAAAAGTTATATGAACTAGCCAAACCCTGCTTTAATGATTTGAAAACATTCCTGAAAGATGCCATGAATGCAATAAACATCAACAGATTGGAAAATCATCTTGTAATAGGCTTTTCAAATTTCGCCAAAACAGGAGAATACATTGGATATGTTTGGGCAATATCCTCAATTCTTACAGGAATACTTCCAAATTCTCGTTTAAGTGCCGAGCCATCATTCAATGGAGAAGTATTGAATTTTAAAGGACAAATGAACATTGACATTTATCTTTTAAAACTAATCATTCCCACCATAAAACTGATTTTGAAAAAAGAAATTCGCGAATTGATCAAGGGTGTTTTAAATGGATAA
- a CDS encoding GerW family sporulation protein: protein MAENIKTTVEELRKLINVDNVIGSPIETEDKILIPVMRMGVGFGAGESLLGNEGNDVAGAAAGVEPISMVMIPKKGNDAEGVRVLDLSKGTETNKALSDLGLIITDLVKGYMGTMNEGEYVNEEEFIEPEFTTYDENEKEEKEKE, encoded by the coding sequence ATGGCTGAAAATATAAAAACAACTGTTGAAGAATTACGTAAACTCATTAATGTTGACAATGTAATTGGTTCACCAATTGAAACCGAAGATAAAATACTTATTCCAGTAATGAGAATGGGTGTAGGTTTTGGTGCTGGTGAAAGCCTTTTAGGAAACGAAGGAAATGATGTTGCAGGTGCAGCAGCAGGTGTAGAACCAATTTCCATGGTTATGATTCCTAAAAAAGGAAATGATGCTGAAGGAGTACGTGTACTTGACTTAAGTAAAGGAACCGAGACCAACAAAGCATTATCTGATTTGGGATTGATTATTACTGATTTGGTTAAAGGCTACATGGGAACAATGAATGAAGGTGAATATGTAAACGAAGAAGAGTTTATTGAACCTGAATTTACAACCTATGATGAAAACGAAAAAGAAGAAAAAGAAAAAGAATAG
- a CDS encoding alanine--glyoxylate aminotransferase family protein, which produces MDDILLMLPGPTTVDPRVLAAMSKAVVNHRGAKYGEILTETTELMSKVFQTPNKSYLLTGSGTAAMETAVANTVAPGEKILNVVGGKFGERFMKIAQTHGIDAQELAVKWGTAVTPKQIEEALDADEDIKAITVVHNETSTGVAAPIEEIGKVMKNYDALYIVDTVSSLGGDHVDVEKFGIDVCVTGSQKCLAAPPGMAAITLSDDAWKAVDNVETNTFYLDLKAARKSGDKNPPETPYTPSVSLTYAMNEALKIVMEEGLENRVARHHKAAKASVAAVKALGLELFADEAVSSATVTAVKIPEGVTDADFRGTTRDKYGVELAGGQDHLKGNVFRIGHMGCISYKELVQTFAAIGMTLKGLGAIDDAGAGVASITESYL; this is translated from the coding sequence ATGGATGATATTTTATTAATGCTTCCAGGTCCAACAACAGTAGACCCTAGAGTCTTAGCTGCAATGTCAAAAGCTGTTGTAAATCACAGAGGAGCAAAATATGGAGAAATCTTGACTGAAACTACAGAATTAATGAGTAAAGTTTTCCAAACCCCAAATAAATCTTATTTATTAACTGGATCCGGTACTGCTGCAATGGAAACCGCTGTTGCAAATACCGTTGCACCTGGTGAAAAAATATTAAATGTTGTAGGTGGAAAATTCGGTGAACGTTTCATGAAAATAGCTCAAACTCATGGAATTGATGCACAGGAATTAGCAGTCAAATGGGGAACTGCAGTAACACCAAAACAAATTGAAGAAGCATTAGATGCAGATGAAGATATTAAAGCAATAACCGTTGTACACAATGAAACTTCCACTGGTGTAGCAGCACCAATCGAAGAAATCGGTAAAGTAATGAAAAACTATGATGCATTATACATTGTAGATACTGTATCATCACTTGGAGGAGACCATGTAGATGTTGAAAAGTTCGGCATTGACGTTTGTGTAACCGGATCACAAAAATGTTTAGCTGCACCTCCTGGAATGGCCGCAATCACCTTAAGCGACGATGCATGGAAAGCAGTCGACAACGTTGAAACCAACACATTCTATTTAGACTTGAAAGCTGCAAGAAAAAGCGGAGACAAAAACCCTCCTGAAACTCCTTATACCCCATCAGTTTCATTAACCTATGCAATGAATGAAGCTTTAAAAATAGTTATGGAAGAAGGATTAGAAAACAGGGTTGCACGTCACCACAAAGCAGCTAAAGCCAGTGTTGCCGCAGTTAAAGCATTAGGTTTAGAATTATTCGCAGACGAAGCAGTATCCTCTGCAACCGTAACTGCAGTAAAAATACCTGAAGGAGTTACAGATGCTGACTTTAGAGGAACAACCCGTGACAAATACGGTGTGGAATTAGCTGGAGGACAAGACCACTTAAAAGGAAACGTCTTCAGAATAGGACACATGGGATGCATCTCATACAAAGAATTAGTACAAACCTTTGCAGCTATTGGAATGACCTTAAAAGGTTTAGGTGCAATTGACGATGCTGGTGCGGGTGTTGCATCAATTACAGAATCATACTTATGA
- a CDS encoding YitT family protein, whose amino-acid sequence MEFSGEELTFKRIFNYIFGLFLITLGVAFSIKSDLGSAPVSSIPYAMNLIWAIEIGVATFIFHAFLVAIELLLLRRDFKPKHFLQVFVGVLFGAFTSFSVSLMYFIPSADSLWVALIMSLLSIFFIALGLFFYVPTNIVPLSVEGVTQAIAIVTKRPFSLIKICFDVTIVASALILSYVFLGNFGSVGIGTILGALFIGPTVKLIHKINHIITGEHVNLKKM is encoded by the coding sequence ATGGAGTTCAGCGGTGAAGAATTAACATTTAAACGCATTTTTAATTATATTTTTGGTTTGTTTTTAATAACATTGGGAGTTGCCTTTTCAATCAAGTCTGATTTGGGCTCAGCTCCTGTAAGTTCGATACCTTATGCGATGAACCTGATTTGGGCAATTGAAATTGGTGTTGCAACATTTATATTTCATGCCTTTCTGGTAGCTATTGAACTTTTGCTTTTAAGGAGAGATTTTAAGCCAAAACATTTTCTGCAGGTGTTTGTGGGTGTATTGTTTGGTGCATTTACAAGCTTTTCAGTCTCATTGATGTATTTCATACCTTCTGCAGATTCACTTTGGGTAGCATTGATTATGAGTTTGCTCTCAATATTTTTCATTGCTTTAGGATTGTTTTTCTATGTTCCAACCAATATTGTCCCTCTATCTGTTGAAGGTGTTACGCAGGCAATTGCAATTGTAACAAAAAGACCATTTTCATTAATCAAGATATGCTTTGATGTAACAATTGTTGCCTCCGCTTTGATTTTGAGCTATGTATTTCTTGGAAACTTCGGTAGCGTCGGTATCGGAACGATTCTTGGAGCGCTCTTCATTGGACCAACGGTCAAATTAATCCATAAAATAAATCATATAATAACAGGCGAGCACGTTAATCTAAAGAAGATGTAA
- a CDS encoding 4'-phosphopantetheinyl transferase superfamily protein: MTDMIKIAYCNVENLDLNKAYPLVSAKRKEKIDFYRFNKDKRLSCGAYLLAEKMLAEEGIVNPNFETHKFGKTYISNYENIYFNISHSKNMVSCAVSDAEIGCDIEFNDPQIDLNIAKNYFFNSEYENIKRSKNPSNEFFKYWVLKESYMKYCGLGFRLELSDFEIVIDSEIRLKNDIHNIKFNLFDVGRYKLATAGHFKTKEVNEYSLEDLY; this comes from the coding sequence ATGACAGACATGATTAAAATAGCTTATTGTAATGTAGAAAACCTTGACCTGAATAAGGCATATCCATTGGTTTCTGCAAAAAGAAAGGAAAAAATTGACTTTTATAGATTTAACAAGGACAAAAGGCTCAGCTGCGGAGCTTATCTTTTAGCTGAAAAAATGCTTGCTGAAGAAGGTATAGTGAATCCTAATTTTGAAACCCACAAATTCGGCAAAACATACATCTCAAACTATGAAAATATTTATTTTAATATAAGCCATTCAAAAAATATGGTTTCATGTGCAGTATCCGATGCAGAAATAGGTTGCGATATCGAATTCAATGACCCCCAAATTGATTTAAACATAGCCAAAAATTATTTCTTCAACAGCGAATATGAAAACATCAAAAGGTCAAAAAATCCCTCAAATGAATTTTTTAAATATTGGGTTTTAAAGGAAAGCTATATGAAATATTGTGGTTTGGGATTTCGCTTGGAATTAAGTGACTTTGAAATAGTGATTGACAGTGAAATCCGACTTAAAAATGATATCCACAACATCAAGTTTAACCTCTTTGATGTCGGCAGGTACAAGCTAGCCACTGCAGGCCACTTCAAAACAAAAGAGGTGAATGAATATTCACTGGAGGACTTATACTGA
- a CDS encoding YitT family protein, whose translation MIKRICFFVLGLFIMAFGVAFSIKSTFGTTPISSIAYSLTLCANIDIGITTVIFNAALVFIQMIILRSEFKPKRLLQFINCFLFGYFTDLTLYIVYSLNIPDNIIINLILIFVSIFMIALGIFIYMPANIAPLPGEGCVESVAIVTNWRFSSIKIAFDTIMVVISVLMCYFFYTTPWGSVNIGTIISAVLVGYTLRQIAKLYNHIAGKDINIVNK comes from the coding sequence ATGATTAAGAGAATTTGTTTTTTTGTTTTAGGATTATTTATAATGGCTTTTGGTGTTGCATTTTCCATAAAATCAACATTTGGAACAACTCCTATAAGTTCCATCGCTTATTCTCTCACATTATGTGCTAATATTGATATTGGAATTACTACTGTAATTTTTAATGCTGCTTTAGTTTTTATTCAGATGATAATTTTAAGGTCTGAATTTAAGCCAAAACGATTACTGCAGTTTATTAATTGTTTTTTATTTGGATATTTCACTGATTTAACTTTATACATTGTGTATTCACTAAATATTCCTGATAATATAATAATAAATTTAATTTTGATTTTTGTCAGTATATTTATGATAGCTTTGGGAATATTTATCTATATGCCTGCCAATATTGCGCCTTTGCCTGGTGAGGGTTGTGTTGAATCTGTAGCTATTGTAACAAATTGGAGATTTTCTTCAATTAAAATAGCTTTTGATACTATTATGGTGGTTATTTCAGTACTTATGTGCTATTTCTTTTATACAACCCCTTGGGGAAGTGTAAATATTGGAACCATTATTTCTGCAGTTTTGGTTGGCTATACTTTAAGACAAATTGCAAAATTATATAATCATATTGCAGGTAAAGATATTAATATTGTTAACAAATGA
- a CDS encoding 6-hydroxymethylpterin diphosphokinase MptE-like protein, which yields MEFGEWNIYYKEILDDFGFSREDDEKCGQLLDEILAEEGCLTLEDLSKIVGFSDKFIVFGAGPSVKDHIKLLKEKYDLKDYVLVAADGATTAMIEEKLAPDIVVTDLDGNLDDILIANLKGANIVVHAHGDNADKIVNVTSFFTNVLGTTQAQPVGNVYNFGGFTDGDRAIFLAVALNASEITLAGMDFGDIVTKYSRPNLPTVTGPADEIKRKKLQYAEKLTKWIIENENVDIINLKE from the coding sequence ATGGAATTTGGTGAGTGGAATATATATTATAAAGAAATTCTTGATGATTTTGGATTTTCCCGTGAAGATGATGAAAAATGCGGCCAATTATTGGATGAAATTTTGGCTGAAGAGGGATGTTTGACACTTGAAGATTTAAGTAAAATTGTTGGATTTTCAGACAAGTTCATTGTCTTTGGTGCCGGACCGTCAGTTAAAGATCATATCAAATTATTAAAAGAAAAATATGATTTGAAGGATTATGTTCTTGTTGCTGCTGATGGTGCTACAACTGCAATGATTGAAGAAAAACTTGCACCGGATATAGTTGTAACTGATTTGGATGGTAATCTTGATGATATTTTGATTGCTAACTTGAAGGGGGCTAATATCGTTGTGCATGCTCATGGTGATAATGCAGATAAAATTGTTAATGTTACTTCCTTTTTCACTAATGTGCTGGGAACCACTCAGGCTCAGCCAGTAGGTAATGTATACAACTTTGGAGGATTCACTGATGGTGATAGGGCAATATTTTTGGCTGTGGCATTGAATGCATCTGAAATTACTCTTGCAGGAATGGATTTTGGGGATATTGTAACCAAATACTCAAGACCTAATTTGCCAACAGTCACAGGACCTGCTGATGAAATTAAACGTAAAAAACTGCAATATGCAGAAAAATTAACAAAATGGATAATTGAAAATGAAAATGTTGACATAATCAACTTAAAAGAATAA
- a CDS encoding ORC1-type DNA replication protein: MGIEDILMHDESLFQNINAFDPDYLPPNYNFRDTQMEAMAMAIRPAMRGGQPSSAVVLGSPATGKTTAIKKVYELVEKNTEKVVCVYINCQLHTTRFGIISQVHKKIFGFLPPETGVPFARIYEKIMLELQKNSQSLILALDDVNYLFQSNNANKLFYDILRAYEEYPGVKTAIFAILSDLEFKYAFDKNVNTVFIPQEITFPPYSYSEIENILKDRVNAGFYPGVLDDDILEQIATFTFDNGDLRTGINLLRSCGNIAEADASREITQKHFDEAIDSLVSVNVSQLLASLTDIERSLLELIIDSEDNILAGDLGEAFREKEKVSYSSYNRTLDKLEFLRLIDTKYTGSGVRGNSREVILRFNPDDFDI, from the coding sequence ATGGGAATTGAAGATATATTAATGCATGATGAAAGTCTTTTTCAAAATATTAATGCATTTGATCCGGATTACCTGCCTCCAAACTATAATTTTAGAGATACTCAGATGGAAGCAATGGCAATGGCAATAAGGCCGGCCATGCGTGGAGGACAGCCATCAAGTGCAGTGGTACTTGGATCACCTGCAACAGGAAAAACAACAGCAATCAAAAAGGTATACGAACTTGTTGAAAAAAACACTGAAAAAGTGGTTTGTGTTTACATTAACTGTCAGTTGCATACCACAAGGTTTGGAATCATATCCCAAGTTCACAAAAAGATTTTCGGATTTCTACCTCCGGAAACGGGAGTTCCATTTGCAAGGATATATGAAAAAATCATGTTGGAGCTTCAAAAAAATTCACAATCATTGATATTGGCATTGGATGATGTTAATTACCTATTCCAGAGCAATAATGCCAACAAATTATTTTATGATATCTTAAGAGCATATGAGGAATATCCTGGTGTAAAAACCGCAATCTTTGCAATATTGTCTGATTTGGAATTCAAATATGCTTTCGATAAAAATGTAAATACTGTCTTCATTCCGCAGGAAATTACATTCCCTCCTTATTCTTACTCAGAAATTGAAAATATTTTAAAAGACCGTGTCAATGCTGGTTTTTATCCGGGTGTTTTGGATGATGATATTTTAGAACAAATCGCAACATTTACATTTGACAATGGGGACTTGAGAACTGGAATAAACCTTTTGAGAAGCTGCGGTAACATCGCAGAAGCTGATGCATCACGCGAAATAACTCAAAAACATTTTGATGAAGCTATTGATTCACTGGTTTCAGTTAATGTTTCTCAATTGTTGGCTTCCCTCACAGATATTGAAAGAAGTTTGCTTGAACTGATTATAGACAGTGAGGATAACATATTGGCTGGTGATTTGGGTGAAGCATTCCGTGAAAAAGAAAAAGTTAGCTATTCATCTTATAACAGGACTCTTGATAAATTAGAATTTTTAAGGTTAATTGATACAAAATATACAGGATCAGGGGTTAGGGGTAATTCACGTGAAGTTATCCTTCGTTTCAACCCTGATGATTTTGATATTTAA